The Chitinophaga caeni genome segment AACAGCAAACGCGTATCGGCAACTTTTAGCTGGATATCAATTATTTCCTGTAGCTCCGGTGGACCGTAAACCGTAAGATCTTCGGAGCGGCCCAGTAGGCTCAAGCTATTGATGAGCCCAATTAAGCCGAAATAATGGTCGCCATGAAGATGGCTGATGAAAATATGGTTCAGTTTACCCCGCTTGATATGGTAGCGTTGCATTTGCATTTGGGAGCCTTCCCCGCAATCGATCAATAATAATTGGTTATCAACCGTCACAACCTGGGCCGTAGGATGCCTTTCCAATGTGGGTATCGCTGAATTATTTCCTAGTATCGTAACTGCAAACATCCTTATCGGGGCTTATCTAAATAATTGTAAATCAATCTCAATATAGCAATTACATGCCTTCATCGATATCCAGTCCCAACTCCCTTTCAATCTCCTCCATCATCACGATGTCCATGGCTTCCGAAACGGTCGGTACGATATTGATAAACTGGTCGCCCGCTGCATCATTTACTTGCGCTGTTAAAGCGCTGTTAAGATTTGCAAGGCAACATGATAAGTTTTTAGCATATATTTCTTGGTAGACTGCTAAAATGGCTTCTATTCCTGGATGGTCAATAGATTGAACGTCAGCCATATCTAGCACGAGGCTGCGGCCATCGAGATCCTTCAGATTATGGATCGCTGTAATAAAATCTTCTGCCAAATTAGCATTAAAAGCAGGTTCTTCCAGTCTAAATACCACTAATTTTTCTTTGGTATCATATTTGAAAATCATATCACCGGGTGTTATATTTAAAACAATAAAAAAAAGGATCTTCAATAATAGGATCATCTCCCGATAAATCTACTTCCGATGAATCTTATACCTAACATCCAATTATTTCGTAAGTATATTTAGAAAAAGGATCTCCTATACACAAAAGTAAATCTTAAGTATAAAAGAGCAAGTATAAAAAGTAAATCAAAATTATTTGCTAATATTGTATAGACCGCACCCGAGAGGGGTTTTAATCATCTAATAACTAACACAATGGACCAGAATTTTTCACCACAAGTAAAGGAAATCATTACGTTCAGCAGGGAGGAAGCTTTACGGTTGGGCAATGATTTCATCGGTACGGAGCACTTGCTCCTGGGTATTATTCGCGAGGGTGAAGGTACGGCTGTGAAAATTCTACAGGCACTTAATGTAGATTTGTATGAGCTGCGCAAAGAGGTTGAATTGGCTATAAAAGACAAGACTGGAAAAAATATTGGCAACATGAACAGCTTGCCCTTAACAAGGCAGGCGGAAAAAGTAATTCGTGTTACCGTATTGGAAGCAAAAGCTCTGAAGAGTCCGACCGTGGAAACGGAACACCTGATGCTTTCTATCCTCAAGAATAAAGAAAACGTTTGTACTCAAATTTTACAACAGTTCGACGTGGATTACGATACCTTTAAAAATGAACTCGGATTTGTTAAATCCGCAGACCCGAAATCTGAATTTGATGATCCTGGCGAGGAAGAATTTGAAGATGAAAGAAAAAGTTACGCCTCGAAATCAAAACAAGCGAACGCGAAATCTAAAACACCCGTTTTGGACAACTTCGGTAGGGATATTACCAAGCTGGCCGAAAGCGGCAGCCTCGACCCCATCGTGGGCCGCGAGCAAGAGATAGAACGCGTTTCACAGATATTATCAAGACGTAAAAAGAACAACCCGATCCTCATCGGGGAACCCGGCGTTGGTAAAACAGCCATCGTGGAAGGCCTCGCCCTCAGGATCGTGCAACGCAAAGTTTCCCGCGTATTGTTCGACAAGCGCGTAGTAAGCCTCGACCTTGCAGCATTGGTAGCCGGTACCAAGTACCGCGGCCAATTCGAAGAAAGGATGAAGGCAATCATGAACGAATTGGAAAAAAATAGGGACGTGATCTTGTTTATCGACGAGATTCACACCATCGTGGGCGCGGGTGGCGCTTCCGGTTCACTGGACGCTTCCAATATCTTCAAGCCGGCTTTAGCGCGCGGCGAATTACAATGTATCGGCGCTTCCACCCTCGATGAATACAGGATGTACATCGAGAAAGACGGCGCTTTAGATCGCCGCTTCCAAAAAGTAATGGTAGAACCACCTAGTGTAGAAGAAACCATTCAAATTCTTAATAACATCAAACCCCGTTACGAGGAGTACCATAACGTAAGTTATTCTGATGATGCAATCGAAGCCTGCGTGAAATTGAGCGATCGTTATATGACGGATCGCCTGTTGCCCGACAAAGCCATCGACGTATTGGATGAAGTGGGTGCCAGGGTTCACTTGAAAAATATCAACGTCCCTCAAAATATCCTCGACCTCGAAAAACAGATCGAAGATATCAAGCAGGAAAAAAATAAAGTAGTGAAGAGCCAACGCTTTGAAGAAGCCGCCGCACTCCGTGATACGGAGAAAAAACTCGGCGAGGATCTCGAAAAAGCGAAAGCAGTATGGGAAGAAGAAGTGAAACACAAACGCTACCCGATCGATGAAGAAGCCATCGCGGAAGTTGTCAGTATGATGACCGGTATCCCTGTGAAACGCATGGTACAGGCTGAAACTGAGAAATTACGCCGCATGAGTGAAGATCTGAAAGGCGCCGTTGTGGGACAAGAAGAGGCAATCAGCAAAGTAACCAAGGCCATCCAGAGAAACCGTGTAGGTTTGAAGGATCCGAAGAAACCAATCGGTACTTTCATCTTCCTGGGTCCTACAGGAGTGGGTAAAACAGAGTTGGCCAAATCATTGGCCCGCTACATGTTCGATTCGGAAGATGCTTTAATACGCATCGATATGTCTGAATACATGGAGAAATTCTCTGTAAGCCGTTTGATCGGTGCGCCTCCGGGATATGTTGGTTACGAAGAAGGTGGACAGTTGACTGAAAAAGTTCGCCGTAAACCTTATTCCGTAATCCTGCTGGATGAAATCGAGAAAGCTCACCCGGACATCTACAACCTGTTGTTGCAAGTGCTGGATGACGGTATCTTGACAGACGGATTGGGTCGTAAAGTAGACTTCAAAAATACCTTGATCATTATGACTTCAAACATCGGTGTACGCCAGTTGAAAGATTTTGGCGCCGGTGTAGGGTTCAGCACATCCGCGAAATCTAACAGCGAAGAAGATAATACCAAGGCAGTGATTGAGAAAGCGCTCAAACGTACCTTCTCCCCCGAGTTCTTGAACCGTATCGACGATGTGATCATCTTCAATGCCCTGAACAAAGAACACATCTACACGATCATCGATATCACGATGAAAGGCGTGTTGAAACGTCTTCAAAACCTGGGCTTCAGCTTAGAGTTAACGGAAGAAGCGAAAGGTTTCTTGGCAGAGAAAGGATATGACCAACAATTTGGTGCGCGTCCATTACACAGGGCGATCCAAAAATACTTGGAAGATCCGTTAGCCGAAGAAATCCTCAACATGAATATTCACAATGGTGACGTGTTGGTGGCTGATCTTGACAAGGAAAATCAGAAATTGATTTTCAGTTTGAAGAAAGATTCATCTAAAAGCAAGTCTGAGAAATCATCTGAGGCGTAAAAGTTCAGCGTGATTTTAATCGATAAACATTGATAGGCATCCTTTCCAGGGTGCCTATTTTTTGTAACAGCTCTTCGTTTAATTGATTTCGCATCTGACCAACGCGACTTAGAATTTCAATAAATCATTGCATACAGAACAAAAGGAGGAACAGATCTCCTATTGGAACTCCATGGTTAATTATGGATAGGTATAAGGGACTGTTTAGTTGAAAGTCGGGATCAGGTCGAGATAACTTCTGAAATCACTTCAAAAACCTTATACAAAAAGCAGTAAGCCTAATTAAATTATCGCAACCCAGGTTACTGTAATGGCCATTGCGATAATTTAATTAGGCTATAAAATAATCGATATCAAAACGCCACGATCATAATAAGATCGCGGCGCCCTAACTTTATATTAATAAAAATTATTCTACAACCAGTATTCCATCTGCCGTAATGCGTATCTGGCGTTTAGGTTGGGTGATGGCATCGATTTCTGACTGCGGTTTCTTAGCATCTTCCGCGTAATGGCGAAGCTCTTCCACGCTGGTCACTTCGGTATATGCTAAACCATCCAATACGATTGTTTTTCCTTTGATAGCCAGGGGAACAAAGAAGCTATAATCCTTCATCTTTACAAAAGCCGTAGTAGAATCATTGATCGCTAATTTCATCCAGCAACCTTTTTTCGGACAAACATCCAATACCTTAGCTTTTACTTTAACATTTACTTCTGCTTCATCATTGGGCAATTTAGAAGGCAATTCAGCGATAGCAATAGCATTATCGGCTTTAGCTCCTGCTCCATAGGTACTGCCGGCTTTGGCATTTCCCTTGGGGGGTTGCGCATTTACTATAAACGCACTACAAACGAGCAAGCAACAGATCGCAATAAACTTGTTCATGGCAATTGAATTTATTTTTGATACAGATAGATTTCTATTTGGGCAACTCCGGCCTGGGCATTTTATAAGGCGTACCCGTAATTGCATTTAAAAATGCCAGGAGCGCTTCTTTGTCTTCCGAAGTTAAGTTTAATTTCTTCAATAAGGGGTCAGTTTTTGGAAATAAAGGATCCTTTACCTGGTCACCCTTCGGCTTGATGAGATCTGCCCCCATACCACTATTGTAAATGTTTAGGATGCCCTCCATGTTATCAAATAATCCGTTGTGCATCCATGGACGTGTATGCATCACATCCCGCAGGGATGGAGTACGGAATTTGCCTACATCGGTAGCTTCACGGGTCACATTGTACAATCCCAGGTCTTCATATTTCCGGCCGTAATACGTAAGACCGATATTATGGAACTCCCGGTCCGTAAAATAGGTTCCGTTATGGCAATTCATACAGCGTGCCTTCGTCCTGAAAAGGTGCAGGCCCCTGATTTCCAAATCGGTCATACGGTTGAACTTCCCTTCCACGAAATAATCGAAGCGACTTTTCTTACTACGGATGGTTCTTTCAAATTCAGAGATGGCCGTCACGATGCGATCTACCGTGATTCTATCATCGCCGTAAGCTTTTTCGAACAGCTTCACGTAGCCGGGAATTTTTGACAATTTATATGGCAACTTCGGAGGTTCCATATTCATCTCGTGATGGGTCGCTATGGGGTTGATTGCCTGGCTTTCCAAGCTCTCTGCCCGACCATCCCAGAAGAGTGATTTTTGGATAAATACGTTTAATAAAGAAAGCGTATTGCGTGTTCCCTGTAGGTGGTCATGCCCCAAAGAAACCTTGCGACCATCTGTCCAGGTGAGATCGGGGTCATGGCAACTGCTGCAGGAAATCTGGTTAGAGCTGGACAACCTGGGGTCGAAGAACAACATTTTCCCCAACTGCACTACAGGGTTCCGTTCTCCCAGGATATAGCTGGAATCCTTGGGCAAAGCCGCGAGCTCTTCATATATGACACCGCTGTCGATGTCAGGTTTGGGCCATTCCGACACTGGTTTTTCATATAAAGCCCTCAGGCTATCATTATGATTGATAGTTGGCAAAGAGACACTATTTACAAGCGAAGATGCAAAAACGATCACTGCTAAAGCCGACAATATCCAGAAAATCCTTTTCATATAGGCCGCAAAATTAATAAAAATATGCGCTTTAATATGAGCGCGCAACAAGCAAAGCAGAAGATTTACATTGGCTGAAAAATTTTTTTTTGAGGGGCACTTGTTTTTTTGAAATAAATGTTGCTATATTTGCATCCCATTCAACGGAGAATCAATGAATTATAGATTTAAAAGTTGAAGAAGGATCGGTAGTTCAGTTGGTTAGAATGCCGCCCTGTCACGGCGGAGGTCGCGGGTTCGAGTCCCGTCCGGTCCGCAAGGAAGCGTCTCAAACGAGGCGCTTTTTTTGTTGACCTAAAAGTGAGTTTTATATGAACTGGTACGTTCATGTGATAGTAAGCCTTCAAGATGGAACATTCTACAAGGGCATCACTCAAGACTTTCACCGCAGGTTAGAAGAATATAATTCCAAGCAATCGACCGTCTTCAAAAGTACCGTGGAAATTATGCTATGTTGAAGTTCAAGCAAATAAAAAATCAGCGGTAATACGGGAAAGAAAGCTTAAATGTACAAGCGGGAATATTTCTATGGGTTGTTTCAACAGCCCGGCAACCTCATGAATCAATAACCAAGGTTGGAATGCTGCCCTTGTCACGGTCCCAGCCTAGCAGGGCAGGTTCGAGTCCGCAAGGGAGCGTCTCAAACGAGGCGCTGGAACCAGTAGCAAATTATGAGTGTAACATCAACCTTAACGGTTTGGCAAAAAACTATTGGCGGACAATTTATCGAGCAACATTTAAAATTAAGTCAAGTAACAATTTTTCATTATTTTACAACTAATATAAACCCACTATGGAAGTTCTCGTAAAGAACCAGGTTGAAACAGTAGACCTTACCCCGGAGGACTTTCTCCTAACCCTTTTGGAATGTGTTGTGAACCCCATCATCAGTTTACAGCAATCAACACTTCCGAAGTCACAAAGAAAGATTCAAATGCCGGGAGGGGCTACAATGGAATTTTTATTTCATCCTCCGTGCATTTTATAAATGGAAGGTGTTATATACATTTTGGAGTTTCCTGCAATTTTGTACACGCGCTCAAATAATGGCAGCATTAATAAAAAGGACCATAAAATCATACGATATATGAAAATTATTTTGACAATTTTGTTTCTTTTGGGAAGTGCACAGTTCATTTTTGCTCAAGACACGGCAAAAACATCACCGAAACAACATGAGACGATTAAAAAAGCAGACAATTACACCATTCAACGACTTATCATTTATAAGAACAAACAAATTTTGTTAGAAAAAGGATGGAACGGTTGGATGACCCCGGCTTTACGCTCAAACGAAAATCAGTCATTAAAAGAAGGCTTGGATAGTTTAGCGAAAGCTATTGGGCTTACCGTTAAAATAGTAAAACTCTCGGGGGTTTATTCGTATAAGTTTAAGAACTTACCGGACCATAAAGAAGTTTCTTACAGAACACATTACACGGCAAAATATGTTAGTGGAGAAGTGATTCAGCCCAAAGAACCCGGGAGAGAATATAAATGGTTTGACATAAGCGATGTTGTTGATAAGATTAGCAATGAAGCGCTAAAAAAAGAAACTGAACAAATTTTAAAGTATCCAGAAACACTTTGGGGAGGTTCATTTTTGCATACTTTCAAAGATGGAGAATTTGAAAGCGTTATCATGACAGAAGACTTTTATCCACTCAGCGACAATAAATAATCGGATACCTAGCTTTTAATACAAAAGCTATACTAACAATTGTAACAACGTTAGAAATTGCTTCATTGAGCAAATCTATTACTGCCATTGGCATTTCTCTCAATGTAGAAAAAGGCCTTCTTTCATTTGAAGAAAATAAATTTCCGGCTTTTATAAATAGTATTTCGCAATAGTATCTGCCATTTCTTCGGGGGCGCAACCACTTAAATTGGTCAGGATAATTATGGCGATATCATCCTTGGGATAAACGACAACTGCTGCCCGGCCACCACCGATGCCGACCACCCCTGGATGTTCTCTCCGTCCAATGACCGACCATCCCAAAGAAAAGCCTGTGAAAATCCCCCCGAATCCTTCCGTTTTCCCATTATTCAGTTTTACAGGTGCCCATAGGGTCTCAAGACTTTCGGGATTTTTTAGCAACCGCCCTTCCCTCAAAGCTATCACCCAACGGGCCATCTCTTCGACCGTACTGAAGATGCCCGCATCAGTGCGCATCATAAGTGGAAAATCTTCGTGGAGTTGCAGTAGTTTCTCGCCTAGATGATACTCTCCACTTACCGGGTCCAGGAAATAATAGCAGTAACTGGGAGCTTTATTACTCACCACTTCTTCTGAATTGGCAAAAATGGTATGTTTCATATCTACAGGCTGAAATTGATTTTGATGAATCCACTTTTCATAAGGAAGCCTGCTATATTTTTCGATCACCTTCTGGATCAGAAGATAGTTCGTTGCCATGTAGTTGAATGTTTCCCCCGGTTTAGCCAAGAGCGGCAAGCGTTGTACCAGTTTCCAGGCGCTATCTTCGCCACGACCGCCTATTAGCCCACCAGTGCGATCATCTTCTACATCTGGCAGACCGGATACATGCCCCATCAGTTGTTTAAGTGTAATACTCCGCCAGCTTTGAGGCAGGCTGTCTACGTGGCGCCCTATAGGATCATCAAGCTGAACTTTGCCCTCCTCGACCAGTTGCATTAATGCCACGCCAGCAAAGATCTTTGAAATGGAATTAATCGAAAAAATGGTGCTATCGCTTACTGGAATATTGAAAGCCACATCAGCAACTCCTTTTGAAGCTGAGAAAACCACGCGGGTTCCTTTTATTACTGCAATTTGTAAACCGGGAATCTGCCGCTGTTTCATCTGTGTTATCAGGTAGCGATCAGTCTTTTCATTTGGAGTCTGAGCAATGCAGGTTGCGCACAAAAGTGTTTGGACAATGCAGAGAACAAATATTTTTTTCATACATAAAAAATAATAAAATCTAGGATGCGGTATTCTCTCATAAATCAGGAAGCCCGTTTAGATTGTAATTATAACTTGATGAATCATTTTTCCTATATTGCTCCACCGGGTACTACTGCCTGTCTAATTATTTATGTTAAGTTTATTTCCTGTCATTTTCATTATTAGCTCACACTGAGGTTCCACGATGACACCCAACTACTGGGTATAGATACAGGTGGGGATTAATATTTCGTCAAGCTGGAACCTGTTGCTATAGCAGCGCTATAGCTGATTTTACGAATATTCCTCCTTACACACTGCAATTCTTTTAATGGATACAGCCTAGTTAAATTGAGGAATAGTTTGTGTTAAAATGACTATTGGGTTTCAAGTAAATAAATTCCCTATTTGCATCAACAATCCAATTAAACCTCTTTAGAACGTCTCCGCCAATAATACTAATCTTTTGTCTGCCTATTGCTCCATCAAAAAACCCAACAGGCACATTTGATAATTGCAGGTTGCCAATTATAAATAACGGCAAAATCCCTTTCTTAGAAGTCAAAACATTGCCAAAAGCATCCTGAAGCTTTCTTTCACCCGTGATGTCTATTTGGCCTGCGAGTTCATTTTCACTTACAAAATTATCATCTAGTAAAATGTCGCCTCCATAACCTGAATGTATTAAAAAATCATTTTCATATTTGCCTTTTTGTGTCTGGCAAATTGCTTTAATGTACATGTTCCCGTTTTCGAAAAACAAGGGAAATTTATGATATGTATTAAGTTCTTGGGGAAGTTTTGTTTCAATTACTAATAAATTTTTGTCAAAGTCGAAATCCAGGATTTTATTTTCAAAAAGGTCTAACCCGAACTTTCCATAAGTTTTCTGTCCTGAATGCTTGTCTTTCCAAATCGTGATGCTGTCCCAATTCAAATCTGCAATTGTCAACAGATTATTTTTACTGACATCGGAAGTATTATTACTTCCACCCCAACTTTTTACACTGTCAACAAAGCCATCAAATTTTATGGTTTTAAGTTTTGGTAAAATACTTTCAATGAGAGTAACATCATGTGAACCGGTATGAAGCATTAAATCAACGGTGTCCAAATGATTTATAACCGCACTTATTACAATATTATTGTACGAGGTAACATGAAAAGGTATTGAATGTTTTTCTTTTATGCCTGTATCCTGTATTAAATTCTGAGTAAACGATGTCTTGGTTAAAAATGAAAAAAGTCCAATAATGTAAATAAACTTACGCATAACGAGTTCTTTTGTTTGCCGCTAA includes the following:
- a CDS encoding cytochrome-c peroxidase, encoding MKRIFWILSALAVIVFASSLVNSVSLPTINHNDSLRALYEKPVSEWPKPDIDSGVIYEELAALPKDSSYILGERNPVVQLGKMLFFDPRLSSSNQISCSSCHDPDLTWTDGRKVSLGHDHLQGTRNTLSLLNVFIQKSLFWDGRAESLESQAINPIATHHEMNMEPPKLPYKLSKIPGYVKLFEKAYGDDRITVDRIVTAISEFERTIRSKKSRFDYFVEGKFNRMTDLEIRGLHLFRTKARCMNCHNGTYFTDREFHNIGLTYYGRKYEDLGLYNVTREATDVGKFRTPSLRDVMHTRPWMHNGLFDNMEGILNIYNSGMGADLIKPKGDQVKDPLFPKTDPLLKKLNLTSEDKEALLAFLNAITGTPYKMPRPELPK
- a CDS encoding ATP-dependent Clp protease ATP-binding subunit, with protein sequence MDQNFSPQVKEIITFSREEALRLGNDFIGTEHLLLGIIREGEGTAVKILQALNVDLYELRKEVELAIKDKTGKNIGNMNSLPLTRQAEKVIRVTVLEAKALKSPTVETEHLMLSILKNKENVCTQILQQFDVDYDTFKNELGFVKSADPKSEFDDPGEEEFEDERKSYASKSKQANAKSKTPVLDNFGRDITKLAESGSLDPIVGREQEIERVSQILSRRKKNNPILIGEPGVGKTAIVEGLALRIVQRKVSRVLFDKRVVSLDLAALVAGTKYRGQFEERMKAIMNELEKNRDVILFIDEIHTIVGAGGASGSLDASNIFKPALARGELQCIGASTLDEYRMYIEKDGALDRRFQKVMVEPPSVEETIQILNNIKPRYEEYHNVSYSDDAIEACVKLSDRYMTDRLLPDKAIDVLDEVGARVHLKNINVPQNILDLEKQIEDIKQEKNKVVKSQRFEEAAALRDTEKKLGEDLEKAKAVWEEEVKHKRYPIDEEAIAEVVSMMTGIPVKRMVQAETEKLRRMSEDLKGAVVGQEEAISKVTKAIQRNRVGLKDPKKPIGTFIFLGPTGVGKTELAKSLARYMFDSEDALIRIDMSEYMEKFSVSRLIGAPPGYVGYEEGGQLTEKVRRKPYSVILLDEIEKAHPDIYNLLLQVLDDGILTDGLGRKVDFKNTLIIMTSNIGVRQLKDFGAGVGFSTSAKSNSEEDNTKAVIEKALKRTFSPEFLNRIDDVIIFNALNKEHIYTIIDITMKGVLKRLQNLGFSLELTEEAKGFLAEKGYDQQFGARPLHRAIQKYLEDPLAEEILNMNIHNGDVLVADLDKENQKLIFSLKKDSSKSKSEKSSEA
- a CDS encoding NUDIX hydrolase gives rise to the protein MKIILTILFLLGSAQFIFAQDTAKTSPKQHETIKKADNYTIQRLIIYKNKQILLEKGWNGWMTPALRSNENQSLKEGLDSLAKAIGLTVKIVKLSGVYSYKFKNLPDHKEVSYRTHYTAKYVSGEVIQPKEPGREYKWFDISDVVDKISNEALKKETEQILKYPETLWGGSFLHTFKDGEFESVIMTEDFYPLSDNK
- a CDS encoding serine hydrolase domain-containing protein; this translates as MKKIFVLCIVQTLLCATCIAQTPNEKTDRYLITQMKQRQIPGLQIAVIKGTRVVFSASKGVADVAFNIPVSDSTIFSINSISKIFAGVALMQLVEEGKVQLDDPIGRHVDSLPQSWRSITLKQLMGHVSGLPDVEDDRTGGLIGGRGEDSAWKLVQRLPLLAKPGETFNYMATNYLLIQKVIEKYSRLPYEKWIHQNQFQPVDMKHTIFANSEEVVSNKAPSYCYYFLDPVSGEYHLGEKLLQLHEDFPLMMRTDAGIFSTVEEMARWVIALREGRLLKNPESLETLWAPVKLNNGKTEGFGGIFTGFSLGWSVIGRREHPGVVGIGGGRAAVVVYPKDDIAIIILTNLSGCAPEEMADTIAKYYL
- a CDS encoding DUF4920 domain-containing protein, producing MNKFIAICCLLVCSAFIVNAQPPKGNAKAGSTYGAGAKADNAIAIAELPSKLPNDEAEVNVKVKAKVLDVCPKKGCWMKLAINDSTTAFVKMKDYSFFVPLAIKGKTIVLDGLAYTEVTSVEELRHYAEDAKKPQSEIDAITQPKRQIRITADGILVVE
- a CDS encoding STAS domain-containing protein, producing MIFKYDTKEKLVVFRLEEPAFNANLAEDFITAIHNLKDLDGRSLVLDMADVQSIDHPGIEAILAVYQEIYAKNLSCCLANLNSALTAQVNDAAGDQFINIVPTVSEAMDIVMMEEIERELGLDIDEGM
- a CDS encoding GIY-YIG nuclease family protein; amino-acid sequence: MNWYVHVIVSLQDGTFYKGITQDFHRRLEEYNSKQSTVFKSTVEIMLC